A stretch of DNA from Montipora foliosa isolate CH-2021 chromosome 4, ASM3666993v2, whole genome shotgun sequence:
agacagaatgtaatttccacgaagatcgtgcataagaagagaacgggagagaaaacgtatttttcatatatgcaggacaagccttttctttctttaactacttcACTacgtaatgaatacactttttATTCTACGGGTAAAGTCTTTCTCCGCAAAACAACTCAATTACGTTGACTTACTATTGATAAACGAGAAAACGCATGCGCAGGAAAAtcgtgacaaaaaaataatataaagaGAAAAGTCAAAGCCGAATCCTATAGTGTTCTCATCCTTTCTTGACCAAAAAATAGCGTGACCAACACAGCCACGGATCCTGCGCACACCACGATTGATCACGAGTGATTATagcgagcttaagcacgcgcgtttttaagacgtggacggcaaccggaagagaacatttcatgtgccaggacagtggtgtccccCAGATTTTCATACTAATCACCTctaatagagagcttaagcacgcgcgttttgagacgcggacggcaaccggaagtgaatatTTCGCACGCCAGGATAGCGGTCTCTCCCAGCTTTTTAACCTTCGGGTAtctaatagtgaaaagatacttagcgatataaatgtggttgtgtgaagacaagttaaagggaaaaacagctcacttccggttgccgtgcgcgtctcaaaaacgtgcgtgattaagctccctattgataAACGTCACGCGAGTCTGCGAGACTACGTGCTTTTAGAGCGGACGCCGCCATCTCTTTGGTTGGCTTATTGTTCTGACTCAAGAAACTAACTTTTGCGTAACCCGTAACACTTCGCAattagagagagagagagagagagagagaaagagagagagagagagagagagagagagagagagagagagagagagagagagagagagagagagagagagagagagagagagagagagagagagagatgtaGTGAAAGTTATTGCGAACGTTAACCAATCTCGTCGTTGGTCGTTGCTGAGGTCATGCTGACCGAAAATATCGCGGCCTCTCGAGACCAGATTTGCTATGCATATAAACGAACACCACAACAGACTTAAAAAGCTTTCGCGTGATCTCTTTTAATTACGGGCCACTTTGACTCGTGTGCACTGCACACATGCTGCGCGAGTCCATTTGGGAGAGTAGAAACAACGTAAACAAAGCAAAGGTTAGTTTGTATACAGTTGTTAATTCTTAAATTAAGGTCTCAGATTAGAGGTTGGCAAAATGTTAATGCTGGGTGTCTATTTACAATTATCGAGATAAACAGTCTCTTGAGAAGTTGCAGCATTACCGAAGGTTCGGCTAGTTCAGTATTTTGTTCCTTCTGCAAGAGGCCGTATTCATCTTAAGGCTGGACTGCATAGCTTCCCATAACAAATAAAGCAAGCACTAGTATTTGCTAACCATTGTCCACTGAGCAATTCACACATTCAGATACTTAGTTGTTTCACATCTATAAAATGCGCATTAAGCTTTTCCCCAAAAAGTACGTTTTCGCTGTAATCGAGTTCTTTTATTGTGAATTACAGAAAAAAGTGCCGTAAAAATGAAAGCCTAAGGCCCAAGCTTTTATTAGAGGGCTacgtttcttttaaattaagttTGAATTGAATGTAATTATTCAAGTTCTCATTGTCAATTATCAAGGTTGATACTACTGTATATAGTTGGAGCATATCGCAAAATTACAGGATTTTAGGCTAAAACGTACAGTGACTCGTCTTACTGGAAACGGAGCATTTCAGTTCTCCAATTTTAATCATTTACATTATATCGTATTCATTTCACCGTGGTAAAAGAAACATTAGCAACATCGATCTCTTGACTCTGTAGTTTAGGTTTATTTAAACTGCCGATAATCAACCGACCGACATTTCTATAATCAACAACTTAACTTGGCAAGTTATGAGAGAGAAGTGAAACCACATGAAAAAAGAAGGGGGCAAATGCCgcaaaattttgaaacaaatgctTCTAAAGGAAAGCAATGTGTTCGCTGCGAAAATTTGTGTATCTGACACGCCGAGGGTTTTATGCAAATGTACTTTATGTACTTGACGCGCATCGAATTTTTCTTACTTGCTATTCTTAGTCAACGGTTTTTTACATGCTATAGTTTCCTACTTACTTGTCAGAAGTCTGTAAGGATGTTAACATTTACATTTCTTAGTTTAGACAAAGGTCGCGAGAACAAAGTGTCCAGCCTTTGTTCGAATTGTACGTGTTATGAAATCATATTTTGTCCGCGAAACAAAAGCAGATGAGACAAGAAAGCCTAATATCTACCATTTATTGTTATGCAAAACTGTTCGCTTGCCGAATCTTTTGATGAAGTACACGAGTTTTGCTCAGCATCGCTGTTATCTGGTTTCGGATCGATGATCTTGTCGCGGATTGATACCGTTCACGATGCAGCCCTACTTGGAGTCAGTTAAAGACGGTTTTTATAGGTGTTTACTCGAGTAGGATTTGTGTCCTCGTGCGCGCATGGAAGAACAAGTTAACaattttttacattttgctCACAATTCTTCTTGCAGAAACAGCCCGAAGGAGAGCCAAAGTGGCGATAGCTACAACAGTTTGGAGAGCTTAATGCCAAGTCAAGATGACGAACTATCTACGGTCGGATCGCCGACTGTCGTCGCTTATCCCGATGTTAACTCGAGTAAGGAAGCGAGGACAATTGGAAGGCTCAAGCTTGCTCTCGTGGCCGTGTCGTTTGGGCTTCTTGTTATGACAGTCCTCTTCGTTTGGCAAATTGCAAGGAAAGGAAACTCCTCCAAAAAGGTAAGGGAATCTAGAGCCCGGCTccggaaatttttaaaaattatgaaGCCTCTTCACACACGGAGCGAGTGAGGGCAAGAGGTTTGGGGTCTCAAAATATGTTGGGCAAATTGCATTTGCTTTCACGAGAGTAGAGCGGCAAAACGTGGAGATAAATCCAACGAAATTCGCATAACAATACAATAGTGTATGCACAGGTCACACCTTTTTCCCTATTGCGACTCTCGTTGTCAAATCAGGTTAATAAGTAACCCATTGTTTGTTACACGTATTTTGACATGCCGTGCCGGTAGGCCGTCTTCCAGCCTTTTTATTCAATTGAACTCTTGTTATTATCAGATGCATGCACGCATTGCGGTTACATCAACAACACGACCCGTATTCAAGAGTCAATTATACGAGCTTCAAGCTGTGTTACCCTATTAATCGTGAGACCTTTTCACCTTTTTCTTGTCTGCACCTCATCTGCACCTCACGTAAACGGGAGGTGTTTTTTTGACAATTAATAAACTACCAAAGCCCTTTCCCTCTGAAAGAGGCGCCTTCAAACAATGTTAGCGTCGCTGCCTTTCAGCAAAAATGGCTTCGAATCAATGAAGGAACAGCAATCTTTGGCGCTCATCTATGTTAAAACGAAGCCTTAAGAAAGTTCCAGGCGGGTTCATTAAAGTGCGATTGCGCTGAACTTAGTTAGATCAAGCCGGTCGTCTGTTCTCTTGACGAAAGATCATCGTAGTTCACGTTAAAGACggcgcctactaattaaagatatttttgccccggtgtgtgattatgcaggaactgtagatcttaacaagtgttattgaaatccaaaaagaaaattggggttaaccacgcatttttcaaagatcattcatgaataatatttgtaaaaagctttaaaatacaaagcaatgtatggcgttcttattcatctctcaaaaatgcatggttacccccaattttctttttgaacaccaagagtacttattaagatctactttctccggatagttttaaaccgcacaaaaatatccctgtattagtaagcatcggcgataggaaatccgagtatctggagatgcgcagaacgtatgcgcaataacaatagtaggcaccgtccttaataaaaaaaataataacttgaCAGTTCATtgttgtatataagcgatgccCGTACCATTGTGCTGCATTCCAACGACCATTTGAGCTGTCCAGCCACCAGTGGGAACTCCTACTGAggaaccaagtctctccctgatttgtcaatttgtttcaaatgaAGTATTGTCcctcattttggacactgaaaagCTTGATAGGGGTCAGGGGAAATGAAAATCAGTCAGTTGATCtgtagtggttaagtggataaaaacagttcctttaaAGTGGATGCTCTGCGTTCTAATCCCGTCCAGGGACtgcttttaccttttttttttctttttatctgctgccacaagtcctgggacagagtaatctaaatggatgataatacttcatttggagcaaactgacaatgaaggataatccttcatttgaggaagagatcgtgttgtaTTGAGATAGCAGAGTCATGATGGCAAGAAATTTATTAATTAAACTccatgccgcacgtgcagcacgatcattttttcctttttaaccaataatattattgttttatggcGTTGCCGCAGCCGCGGTataagggagtttaagaaacgatgaGTTTACGGCAACGACatcgccaaaaagcagtaatattattggttaaaagaaccaaaatgatcgttcTGCACTTGCGGCACGCAGTTTTGAACATTTCCCtgccgtactcgtcaaaactactacgtgaaatgaccaattttaaggttttgacgacaacgtggacaaactacagtgaatctttgagtctcactctttacttcaaatccgtccttataccaatccagttataggacacttcgctcatattaaagaatataaacaagatggaataatcatgaagtacttcgaatagctcaaacttatattttgaagtgacgttttcgtcgccgtagccgtcgtggtttctaaACTCCCTAAAGGCGACgacagctacggcaacgacaacgccaataagcggtaatattattggttaaaagaggaaaaaatgatcgtgctgcacgtacagcacgcatttttgtatatttttctcCTGTACTcgtcaaaaaataaaaaaaaacaacataaaataCCAGTTttcgggttttgacgacaacgtggagaaacaacagtgaatctttccttctctctctttgcttcaaatccGTATGTACCAATCTGGTTATAGCATAGTTCACCTATATTGTACGACATGAACAGGGTGGAAACATCGTGAAACGCTTAGGATAGCTCAAACTAATGGTTTGAAGTGAagtttcgtcgccgtagccgtcgtggtttcttataCTCCCTCAGGCAACAACAGCGCAACAAAGAAAGAATATGGttggttaaaaaggaaaaacactCGTGCTACACGTGCATGACGAATTTCCTTGCATTTCTTTGCCTTATTCCACAAAAcaatgtgaaatcaccaaattttaggttttgacgacaacgtgatcATACAACAATGAACCTTCATTTACTATcgttactttaaaaccgttcttACCCATCTAGTTACAGaacaaggagggattacgtttttgcaaacgttggccgtgtagcacttatatttgaacagacttaactgattagagtgtaatgtgaagtgctagttttctacgaCATATGaagcatgtgagcgttagccctatcagggccatttccattagtagggctaacgctcacatggttcatatggggtagaaaactagcacttcacattacactccaatcagttaagtctagTTACAgaatagttcgcccgtattgcaCAGGGTGAATAAGATAGAATGATTGCTAAATACTTGCGATTGCGCTGGGTGATATTTTggggtgacgttttcgttgactttgccgttgtctttgcttaaactcccaagTTACCAGAACGTCGTTCTCTCAATCTCTTTCCTGTAAGGGATGTAATGAGAACCGTGCATTAATTTGTTCATCTCATAGTTGGCTTGAGAGAGGTGCACAACGCAATGATTATAGCAAACTTATTGGTGTGATTTCCTTTCATATTGGATTTTTTTGCCTACCTGGTGCCGTCAACGATTCGAATAAGGCAAGCTCGAGGACTTGCGGTAAAAAGAATCTCGTTGTCCAGGTCGGATGCATTCTTCAAACAAAAGTAACAACATAGCTCTTGCAAAATTCCTTCTATTCGTGAGTTCTAATTTGTACCCTGTAGGGCTCCTCTCGCGTGTCGTGAGCAAAGCTCCGTTATCAATAAAGTACAGGACTAACCTATGGAGCTCGGACAAAAGGCCTGGTTTAGGGTGCGtgcgattgaccgtattccggaatatgataggaatacatggaaaaCGGAAgttaaattcctttttttttacggagattcacattaagtTGTCAAACACCGCCAAAATGCTGTTTTAAACACATCTTTATTGTCATTGtttcttcaaaacgccagacataccgttttaaatcatcactccacgtattcttattccgaaaTAGGGCCAATCGAACACATCCTTAATATCGGTCACAGGACTCAAGGCGCGGGATAATTGGTTCTTCGTCAACACTAACATCACAAACATTTTATACCTTCACTGAGTTCATATATACTTTCTACGTTCACTTTTTACCTTTTTACCTTTCTCAAACAGGATCAGAATGTCGATCTTCTAAATAATCAGGTGAGACATTTCGTTGGAAACTTTTAAATTTTGGTGCATTATCAATCCTCTAAAATAAATGTCTACTACTGACTATTTTGCCTTGCGTTGCGACAGGCTCAGTGGAAATCCGATGCGCTGTGATTACCTCAGTGTCGGGTTTAAGGCGCTCAAATGATAGGTCAGGTCAAATGAAAGGTGGCTTCATTTTCATTCAAGCTTAAAACTTAACTTTTTCATTGCAGGAATACTTGTCTTTCAAGTCCTCGCCATGCCCCATAATGATGGCAAAAACTGAGCCACCTTTGCGTTTACCGGATCAAGTACAGCGGTATCTCGTGCAAGCCAGTTATATCCTGAACTCTTTTCACGGAATCGAAGGCCTTGTAAGTAAAGCGAGAGTTAGTGGATCTCTCTGGTATAAAGCTGATCTGTTTGTTTCTTAGTTTTGTTTAGCATCTGACACTAAAAACTTTATAGGAGCTTAATGTAAACAAGTATTATAAAGATAATTTATCCCCCAATTGGGCCTGTCTCGATTGCGCTGAGCAGTTATTGAGCAGCTTTTCGATTTTAAAGCACTCTCAGTTGGACACTTTTTTCGCTGTTTGAACAAAAGTTTGAGCACCTTTTCACATTTAGGAAAACACGTGAACTCTTTCTTCGTATTCTGGACTAGTTCATGATCATAGCAACAATTTGTCATATTTGTCTAGTATGAACGTTTTTAGCAAACTGACATACTCTTATGAACGTGAAATTGAAGTATTGAATAGCCGACCAGTGGGCTCAATCGAGAGTGCACTGGACTTCCGTGCggcaggtcgcgggttcgaaccccggccggaccaacactcagggtcgtTACATAACTACGGAGAAAGtcctgcctttgtaattacatctacaagttgttagactttctagtcttaAGGAGGATAAGACGGTGATTTTcacatttctttctgttttAATGTCTTTGGATATTTCTTGAATTTCTCCAGGCTGCGATGGCGGGAAACGTAGTTTATCGGGATAGAGTTGTATGGAGTCACAATTATGGAGTCAAGGACAAGAAACGCCAAGACGATGCACCGAATCAAGATACCGTTTTTCGAGTGGCAAGCGTCAGCAAAATATTTACAGTAGGTCATTTTTCACGTCTTGGTTAGGTCACGCGACCGAAGTGTTGATATTTTTACATCGACACGGATGTTGTGATTTCATGTGcgaacgaaggatttccaagtGACAGAGTGCATCCGTATCTTAAATCTACAGAAGTAACCATCCGAGTACAGTGCAAAAGATGGATGCGTATTTTTCAAAAGTTGGCCTAGTAGCACATTTATGTCAATAGAAATTACCATCGAAGGGCTGTGTATACTCATGTAATTCATCTGAGCGGTAGCCCCAGGAATGGAAATAGACATACAAATGCaagctcagtcggtggagcaaCGGGTTCATTTCATGGGTTCATTTCCCAACctgttcagagtttttctcttttcctttgtaCTTGTTCTCTCTACCAAAGTTGTACTGCTGAGCAGGAAAAATCAAGGAAGTGACGTGGCTGATTGGTTCGTGTTCTTCATTAGCGTGTCGATGCGATGGGCTCCAATGCCACCCGACCGAATTCTTCCGGGGTGTTACAAACTCAACTTCATCGTCCTTTGTAAATTGTGGCTTAAAATTTTTGCTTCCTTCGAGTTTAATCTCTTAACGCTGTTATGTTTAATCGAGTTGTTACCTTATAAAAAAAACGACTTTACAAGCAACAAATTtcaagtcgattacatttttttccctctttttctTTGCCTTGAAATTTTGACGAAAGTATTGCCTACGAATTAATGCGAAAAGTTTCTTCAAGTGGCCGCCTTGGTGTATGAGGGCTAAGTTTGGTGTTGGCTCTTTCTCAGCTCTGCCGGAGagctttttttctctgggttctccggttttcccctcgcctcaaaaaccaacatttctaaattccaattccaTCGGATGTaggacctccctgaaaaccacCTTGGGTGAGTGGAGTATCCTGGGTAAATATTAGGATTATTATCCTCTATAATTGATGAAGCAGCCTGGGCAATTTTGATCCCACCATTTTGCTTTTTGCGTATTTTAACTCTGAATACATTCATTTTTACGTAGGTGTTATTTGTGTTCAAACTTATGCAATCTGGAAGAATCAATTGCCTGGACGACCCCCTAGAGCTGTACGAACCAAGATTCCAAGTTCAGAACCCATTTAACCAGCAGAAAATAACAATCCGGTGAGAAATAAATCCGTTGTAAAAACCTGAGACCACGCAGCTATTTCAtttcaaaacctcaaatttggggACTTCACATCGTATGTGCCCCACGATTATTTTTGCTctcttaaccaatgatattatcgTTTGTGGCGTTCCTGTTGCCGAGGTTGTTGTCGTTTAACTCTCTACGAGGCAGCTtaaaggacgacgacgacgacgggtaaaaacatttttcccgttattgtaaaggggggaggggaaggggggaggcGGCAAGGTTTTGGTGTGGATCACAGAAGTGTGAGGGGAGGGAAGGGGAGAGGTTTAGGGAAAAACAACACTGCAGGAAAaaaggtgtgtgtgtgtgtgtgtgtgtgtgtgtgtgtgtgtggggggggggggggtggggaggctGTAGACCCCACAGTCGTCGTGGTCCTTGCTTAAAGCTCACTAGTAGTTAAAGCAACGACGATGTcgacgaaaaaacaaaacgacaaTGTCGACGAGAAAGACGTACAGCCGCAAAACAATAAACTTAAGGCGGCTGTATTACgctattttagggtgtttaggggaaatctttagttaatcgaaaatggaaatgtggaattcctttacccataaaattatcgttacatcacaaacacgatgattctgagcaagaacgacctttatccaggcgatttgccataaatttgaaaacgtcgggccaatttttttcaagattacccaaatgcaatccgtttcaatcttttCCATTTGTTTCCATCCGTgcctctctttccttttgctgtatttcttttatgtcattcaacagttttaagtggatATTGCAATGTTTCCTTCTACTTGTTAGggattttgagtgtcatgaaattacataattttgcgtgacatagctcctttaatcaacaaaaacaatggttacGCACTCTCTGcacgtaaaatgaccaaatttgagaaTATGTGGGGGACGTGAGCACCGGACAATAGATTCAACTACATCGTTTTTACCTAATTTCAATGCTGAAATGTTGGTACACACTTTCTAAGCCGAACGACCCAGAATAATCGTGAAATGATCAGAAGAACGAAAAGTTATGTTTAATTGACGTTCTCGTAGGCACAGTGGTTGGTAGTTGCTTAAACCTCCCgctatagacctctttacagttgtgtgcttagttatcTGGCCTTAAAATGAAAGTGAAGGGGgttggtgttgaccttgttatgacacagacctccctccttttcttatgttaatgatgttgttgtcatgctaattagtaggaACCTACACAAGAAAAGCAGtcaggtttctatcaaaacaaggtcaggTAGGCCAGGtgactaagcacacaactgtaaaatggactattctTTGGTTTACTCCCCCCACCAAAAAATGTGAGATAAAGTGAAAAATGtatatgaatgaaaaaaaagggGGCATGCATTAAAGAACCCCGTTTGAATGAAAAGTCTGTATAGTCTTTCTCTCTTTCCCCCACAGGCAAATTTTGTCACATACTTCGGGCCTCCCCCGTGAGGTTCCTTGTGGTGCTGCTTACTCATATAGCTCAACTCATTTGTGTCCTGTAAACAGTACGTACGTGCTACAAGAGTTAAAAAATACAGAACTCAAATCACCTCCTGGAAAACTACCGCACTACAGGTACGACAAAGTGTTCACTTTTATCGTTTTAGCAAACTTAAAAGACGAAGACGCTAGCTTTTGACCTCTGAACGCGGCTAACAGATTTACTAACTTGTTTAAAGAACTAATTTAAGTTTCCAATGATTACCAGTACTATTCATATCGACTCTCCTTTCATGAACTGAAGCTGTCGAAAACGATGACGACAATCGTGATTGACGTCACCTCATAGTTAATGAGATAATTTAAGTTTGAATATTTATAGTGGCTAGAGAAATGGATATCATGCTTGGTAACGACGATCAAATTTCGATGCactcttttgtttcattttgtagCAATCTGGGATACGCCTTGATATCACGCGTATTGGCTGAGAAATTCGCTGGCAATGACTATGAGGGATGGGTGCAGAGAAATATTTTGATTCCCCTGGGGATGAGAAATACAGGATTCAATCTAGATAGGTACGTCTTAAGACAATGGCATTCGTTCAAGAATATAAAGATCATAGAGAAAGTTTGTGAGGGGTCGGCGCCAGTAAGGATGAACCATCACCAAACGAACAAAGGATTGGGCAATCACAAGAAAAGAAAtaggttaattaattaattggcCACGAAACGTACAAGTAGAAAAATCATGCACAAGTACGCTCGCAGAACAAAATTCAAGTAAGCCTGTTAAAGAAACACATTATGTCAAAACTGCCTCAAATTATCCCCTTTTAGAATTACGTATCATCTGTGTTTACGAACGAAAAACAACTTATATGACCACATTCATAATACAATGAAGAACTCTTAATAAAAGATCGGAATCAGGCATCGATGCCTAGTTGCTTGAGATAATAGTTTGGGAGTCTTAATTTAGGGTCCACCAAGGAAGTTGTACGAATGCGCGCGCAGCACAATCGCAACAAACAAACCACTACGCCTCGCCCGTGTGAATAAAGTCTATTGgccgaagcggaaaataccataagactctttgtttgtccccccaaattttcaATAAgcgatgtttttgttttctcttgggaccattgtgagtcccaagagaaacaggaaacaatgcttatgcaaaatttggcagacaaacaaagaatattatagTATTTTACGACTCGGTCaattaatagcccttttcacggttagtttttctcat
This window harbors:
- the LOC137999919 gene encoding putative beta-lactamase-like 1 isoform X2, which translates into the protein MQPYLESVKDGFYRNSPKESQSGDSYNSLESLMPSQDDELSTVGSPTVVAYPDVNSSKEARTIGRLKLALVAVSFGLLVMTVLFVWQIARKGNSSKKDQNVDLLNNQEYLSFKSSPCPIMMAKTEPPLRLPDQVQRYLVQASYILNSFHGIEGLAAMAGNVVYRDRVVWSHNYGVKDKKRQDDAPNQDTVFRVASVSKIFTVLFVFKLMQSGRINCLDDPLELYEPRFQVQNPFNQQKITIRTYVLQELKNTELKSPPGKLPHYSNLGYALISRVLAEKFAGNDYEGWVQRNILIPLGMRNTGFNLDRMSSNKALGYFDNREAPMVDWDWAAPAIQAYSTVNDLYKLMTMLFDAAPTRILGRELIQQLMKPDFMYPDGKTVFGTGWEITDVGTFSIITKTGFIPGYSAGFAFVPEFKLGAIVLVSGREFGGQAAHSIVKTLSEVMDAVLLRQQLQVETVPDKQKYLGEYVIVSRWIPEVIVNITENDGLLLFTQTPGSLGWSYLKPVKEREFKVIYRPGLQCGVYGLGQDRERVTFDPPATSGKSLGLKFGPYIFKRTLPKTVIPTQSSNMDLPPSGLL
- the LOC137999919 gene encoding putative beta-lactamase-like 1 isoform X1, producing MQPYLESVKDGFYRNSPKESQSGDSYNSLESLMPSQDDELSTVGSPTVVAYPDVNSSKEARTIGRLKLALVAVSFGLLVMTVLFVWQIARKGNSSKKDQNVDLLNNQEYLSFKSSPCPIMMAKTEPPLRLPDQVQRYLVQASYILNSFHGIEGLAAMAGNVVYRDRVVWSHNYGVKDKKRQDDAPNQDTVFRVASVSKIFTVLFVFKLMQSGRINCLDDPLELYEPRFQVQNPFNQQKITIRQILSHTSGLPREVPCGAAYSYSSTHLCPVNSTYVLQELKNTELKSPPGKLPHYSNLGYALISRVLAEKFAGNDYEGWVQRNILIPLGMRNTGFNLDRMSSNKALGYFDNREAPMVDWDWAAPAIQAYSTVNDLYKLMTMLFDAAPTRILGRELIQQLMKPDFMYPDGKTVFGTGWEITDVGTFSIITKTGFIPGYSAGFAFVPEFKLGAIVLVSGREFGGQAAHSIVKTLSEVMDAVLLRQQLQVETVPDKQKYLGEYVIVSRWIPEVIVNITENDGLLLFTQTPGSLGWSYLKPVKEREFKVIYRPGLQCGVYGLGQDRERVTFDPPATSGKSLGLKFGPYIFKRTLPKTVIPTQSSNMDLPPSGLL
- the LOC137999919 gene encoding putative beta-lactamase-like 1 isoform X3, producing the protein MPSQDDELSTVGSPTVVAYPDVNSSKEARTIGRLKLALVAVSFGLLVMTVLFVWQIARKGNSSKKDQNVDLLNNQEYLSFKSSPCPIMMAKTEPPLRLPDQVQRYLVQASYILNSFHGIEGLAAMAGNVVYRDRVVWSHNYGVKDKKRQDDAPNQDTVFRVASVSKIFTVLFVFKLMQSGRINCLDDPLELYEPRFQVQNPFNQQKITIRQILSHTSGLPREVPCGAAYSYSSTHLCPVNSTYVLQELKNTELKSPPGKLPHYSNLGYALISRVLAEKFAGNDYEGWVQRNILIPLGMRNTGFNLDRMSSNKALGYFDNREAPMVDWDWAAPAIQAYSTVNDLYKLMTMLFDAAPTRILGRELIQQLMKPDFMYPDGKTVFGTGWEITDVGTFSIITKTGFIPGYSAGFAFVPEFKLGAIVLVSGREFGGQAAHSIVKTLSEVMDAVLLRQQLQVETVPDKQKYLGEYVIVSRWIPEVIVNITENDGLLLFTQTPGSLGWSYLKPVKEREFKVIYRPGLQCGVYGLGQDRERVTFDPPATSGKSLGLKFGPYIFKRTLPKTVIPTQSSNMDLPPSGLL